In one Leishmania major strain Friedlin complete genome, chromosome 13 genomic region, the following are encoded:
- a CDS encoding alpha tubulin, with the protein MREAICIHIGQAGCQVGNACWELFCLEHGIQPDGSMPSDKCIGVEDDAFNTFFSETGAGKHVPRCIFLDLEPTVVDEVRTGTYRQLFNPEQLVSGKEDAANNYARGHYTIGKEIVDLALDRIRKLADNCTGLQGFMVFHAVGGGTGSGLGALLLERLSVDYGKKSKLGYTVYPSPQVSTAVVEPYNCVLSTHSLLEHTDVATMLDNEAIYDLTRRSLDIERPSYTNVNRLIGQVVSSLTASLRFDGALNVDLTEFQTNLVPYPRIHFVLTSYAPVVSAEKAYHEQLSVADITNSVFEPAGMLTKCDPRHGKYMSCCLMYRGDVVPKDVNAAIATIKTKRTIQFVDWCPTGFKCGINYQPPTVVPGGDLAKVQRAVCMIANSTAIAEVFARIDHKFDLMYSKRAFVHWYVGEGMEEGEFSEAREDLAALEKDYEEVGAESADDMGEEDVEEY; encoded by the coding sequence ATGCGTGAGGCTATCTGCATCCACATCGGCCAGGCCGGCTGCCAGGTCGGTAACGCGTGCTGGGAGCTGTTCTGCCTTGAGCACGGCATCCAGCCTGATGGCTCCATGCCCTCTGACAAGTGCATCGGTGTTGAGGATGACGCGTTCAACACGTTCTTCTCGGAGACCGGTGCTGGCAAGCACGTTCcgcgctgcatcttcctGGACCTCGAGCCTACGGTCGTGGATGaggtgcgcaccggcacgtACCGCCAGCTGTTCAACCCCGAGCAGCTGGTGTCTGGCAAGGAGGATGCGGCGAACAACTACGCTCGTGGCCACTACACGATCGGCAAGGAGATCGTCGACCTTGCGCTGGACCGCATTCGCAAGCTGGCGGACAACTGCACTGGTCTCCAGGGCTTTATGGTGTTCCACGCTgtgggtggcggcaccggctctggcctcggtgcgctgctgctggagcgcctgTCTGTGGACTACGGCAAGAAGTCCAAGCTCGGCTACACCGTGTACCCGAGCCCGCAGGTGTCGACTGCCGTCGTGGAGCCGTACAACTGCGTGCTGTCGACGCACTCGCTGCTCGAGCACACCGATGTTGCGACGATGCTCGACAATGAGGCCATCTACGACCTCACTCGTCGTTCTCTCGACATTGAGCGCCCGTCGTACACGAACGTGAACCGCCTGATCGGCCAGGTGGTGTCGTCtctgacggcgtcgctgcgcttcgaTGGTGCGCTGAACGTGGACCTGACGGAGTTCCAGACGAACCTTGTGCCGTACCCGCGCATCCACTTCGTGCTGACGAGCTACGCTCCGGTGGTGTCTGCCGAGAAGGCGTACCACGAGCAGCTGTCCGTCGCGGACATCACGAACTCGGTGTTTGAGCCTGCTGGCATGCTGACGAAGTGCGATCCTCGCCACGGCAAGTACATGTCGTGCTGCCTCATGTACCGCGGTGATGTCGTGCCGAAGGATGTCAACGCCGCGATTGCGACGATCAAGACGAAGCGCACAATTCAGTTCGTGGACTGGTGCCCGACCGGCTTCAAGTGCGGCATCAACTACCAGCCGCCGACCGTTGTGCCCGGCGGTGACCtcgcgaaggtgcagcgcgccgtgtgCATGATTGCCAACTCGACCGCGATCGCTGAGGTGTTTGCCCGCATCGACCACAAGTTCGACCTGATGTACAGCAAGCGCGCGTTTGTGCACTGGTACGTGGGTGAGggcatggaggagggcgagttctccgaggcgcgcgaggatctcgctgcgctggagaaggacTACGAGGAGGTTGGCGCCGAGTCCGCCGACGAcatgggcgaggaggacgtcgaGGAGTACTAA
- a CDS encoding putative acyl-CoA synthetase — protein MLQRLSHRSVLGYHGAPQVAALRCSLRFGTNIGGSYYQESDTAGTHQMNNDIRLGLVIKPQSTLVELWEQALKAWPTRRFLGSKMWVRGKLGYVWATYESINTEVEAMRTLLHSMGVEKGSRVVVISENRYEWVVVHFATMQLGAHFVALPTNVTPSEAQLVVKSTQSKVLFVETKASYAAIKGWIGRVGQLEHAICFEDQVGEGSYAVAISIAADVPEKTLARTDVRAEDTAMIVFTAGTTGPPKGVMLSHKSIVANVSSVYASLGEALTHSDMFMSLCSWCVAGALTTDLYQALCKGACVCIPPEILEGFQDLPLVNPSVIVSVAQPFQRAYANIVDDILNRRSFTKDLTRFVVGRITENRLMFKKPGRTLQAFSHALLGKFKAQFGSELRVAIIIGHQLTKDQSELMADLDVFVVNTYGFMEAGGLVATDVDVPQRLKALPGLEVRVVNEKNEIVAPGDLGEILIEAPNAMQGYFDVHIDPEEAKNSLVEYGSRTFVRSGDYGTLTGGWITVKGNKDVLITLANSKTVNPLEVEAALTKSPFIKQVFIYGNRHPYVVALVVANTKAIAAHLRKVERRDGVPLVNDREKADCIRAELRRVSQDLPPRAHVRRFAFVDEFTLANGFMTVKMGYARQKIEDHYVHYFEALYDETPKFYGFAVDDYDDLF, from the coding sequence atgctgcagcgtctctcTCATCGGTCGGTACTTGGCTACCACGGCGCGCCACAGGTCGCAGCGCTGAGGTGCTCGCTGCGGTTCGGCACGAACATCGGCGGATCATACTACCAGGAGTCGGACACAGCCGGCACTCACCAGATGAACAATGACATTCGGCTGGGCCTTGTCATCAAGCCGCAGAGCACGCTGGTGGAGCTGTGGGAGCAGGCACTGAAGGCGTGGCCGACCCGCCGCTTTCTGGGGAGTAAGATGTGGGTGCGTGGCAAGCTTGGCTACGTCTGGGCCACGTATGAGTCTATCAACACTGAGGTGGAGGCGATGAGGACACTGCTACACAGTATGGGCGTCGAGAAGGGGTCTCGTGTTGTTGTTATTAGCGAAAACCGCTATGAGTGGGTTGTGGTGCACTTCGCCACGATGCAGCTTGGTGCGCACTTCGTGGCGCTCCCGACCAACGTCACCCCGTCAGAGGCGCAGCTCGTGGTGAAGAGCACACAGTCCAAGGTGCTCTTTGTCGAGACAAAGGCGTCGTACGCAGCCATCAAGGGGTGGATTGGCCGCGTGGGGCAGCTCGAGCACGCCATTTGTTTCGAGGATCAGGTTGGGGAGGGCAGCTATGCAGTTGCGATCAGCATTGCGGCAGATGTGCCTGAGAAGACTCTTGCGCGAACGGACGTCCGGGCCGAGGACACCGCGATGATTGTTTTCACAGCTGGTACCACGGGGCCGCCAAAGGGTGTCATGTTGTCTCACAAGAGCATCGTTGCGAACGTCAGCTCTGTGTACGCTAGCCTTGGCGAGGCGCTGACGCACAGCGACATGTTCATGTCGCTGTGCTCGTGGTGCGTTGCGGGCGCCCTCACGACGGACTTGTACCAAGCACTGTGCaagggtgcgtgtgtgtgcatcccCCCTGAAATACTGGAGGGGTTCCAAGACTTACCCCTCGTTAACCCGAGCGTCATTGTCTCTGTAGCGCAGCCCTTTCAGCGGGCGTACGCGAACATCGTCGACGACATATTGAACCGTCGCAGCTTCACCAAGGACCTGACCCGCTTCGTCGTCGGACGCATCACCGAAAACCGTCTCATGTTCAAAAAACCGGGTCGAACTCTCCAGGCCTTCTCCCACGCGTTGCTCGGCAAGTTCAAGGCGCAGTTTGGCTCTGAGTTGCGCGTCGCCATCATCATAGGCCACCAGCTCACCAAGGATCAGTCAGAGCTCATGGCAGACCTGGATGTGTTCGTGGTGAACACGTACGGCTTCATGGAGGCGGGTGGGCTCGTTGCCACCGATGTGGATGTGCCGCAGCGTCTCAAGGCCCTGCCCGGTCTCGAGGTGCGCGTCGTGAACGAGAAAAACGAGATTGTGGCTCCAGGGGACTTGGGCGAGATCCTCATAGAAGCCCCGAACGCCATGCAGGGCTATTTCGACGTGCATATCGACCcagaggaggcgaagaaTTCGCTGGTGGAGTATGGAAGCCGCACCTTTGTGCGGTCCGGCGACTACGGCACCCTCACCGGGGGGTGGATAACGGTGAAGGGCAACAAAGACGTCCTTATCACATTGGCGAACTCCAAGACGGTGAACCCGCtagaggtggaggcggcccTGACAAAGAGCCCGTTCATCAAGCAGGTCTTCATCTACGGCAATCGTCACCCTTACGTCGTGGCGCTCGTGGTGGCCAACACCAAGGCCATCGCGGCGCACTTGCGCAAGGTGGAGCGCCGCGATGGTGTGCCGCTCGTCAACGACAGGGAGAAGGCGGACTGCATCCGCGCCGAGCTGCGGCGCGTCTCGCAGGAtctgccgcctcgcgcgcacgtgcgccgctTTGCATTTGTGGACGAGTTCACCCTCGCTAACGGCTTCATGACGGTGAAGATGGGCTACGCACGTCAGAAGATCGAGGATCACTACGTGCACTACTTTGAGGCCTTGTACGATGAGACGCCGAAGTTTTACGGGTTTGCCGTTGACGATTACGATGATTTGTTTTAG